AAGCCGACATTATCGGCAACATATTGTGTCGGGGTGTTGATTTCGTGGGCAATACCGGCGGCAAGCTGACCAATAGACTCCATTTTTTGCGCCTGAAGTAGCTGAGTCTGCGCCAGGCGCAGCTCGGCCAGCGCTTTTTCCAGCTCATGCCGTTCGTTTTCTAATTCCCTTGTTTTACGCGCGACCACTTTCTCCAGCCCGACATTTTGTTCGAGAATGGCAAACGGTGTGGCGTGACTATGCCGGGCTTCCTGGGCGATGCGGCGTTTCAGCACATCAATGGTTTTATCCCTGGCAGCGAGTTTGCGTTCGTAGTCAGCAGGGGAAAGGGGCGGGGTAGAGGCTTCGGAATAGAGCGACATGATATTTACCCTCCAATGGCGACACCGGTAAATGTCTGGTTGACATGCAGCCCGTTGTACTGCTCACCGTAGGTTGAAAAACCGACTACCCGGTTCTGCACCATGATTTCGCCGATCTGCTGTTCCAGCCCCTCTTTTTCGAACTGGAGACGGCGCAGGATACAATCGCAGCCGATGATGACGGCAGGGTTTGGGATCGTCTCGTGCACTTTTTCAAACGCCTGGCTAAACGTCTGGATCGGATCTTCCGCTTTACCGATTGAAACGATCAGCCCCTCTTCGATAGCGCAATAGCAGGTAAGAGAGAGATCGTCGTTCATTTTCTGGATGGAACGGACGTAGGGCTCATCTCCGAAAGAGAGCACCAGCGGGTTGCGGGAAAAGACCGTTGGCGTCAATTCGTCGACGGTAAGACCAAGGGATTCAGCATACATCTGCGCGGCAGGCTCACCGTTGATCTCCATAATGAGCCGTTTTTCCGCGTCCGCCTCGGTAATAACCAGTTCAACATCACTGGGGACGAAATGCTGGATCTTAAACGTGGCGACCGGTGAACTGGTTTCGATCACCGCGAAAACGGCAGCGTCAGAGATAAAATGGCCATCGCCATCATAAATAAAGCTTTTTTCGAAACGCAGATCGTCACCGGCAGAGCCGCCAATGAGAGGCACATTACCAATCTGTTGATAAAGATTGGCCACCAGTCTCTCTTCGGCCATCGACAGACCATCCACCAGCAGCAGACCAAAACGATGCAGGTTTGGTCTCTCTTCGCTATCGCGGCGAATGGTTTCCGCGATATCGGTAATGATCGAGGTGTATTCAAGTAAGGGGTGAATGATAAATGCGCGAGCGTGAAAACCACGGCTCAGCCCAAGACCCAGCAGCCCCGAAT
This genomic interval from Kosakonia sacchari SP1 contains the following:
- a CDS encoding FIST N-terminal domain-containing protein, which gives rise to MSFQPRYASSESPDPVEAVAQFAAQIGHDDVETILFFCSPDYDLQVLGRELKNTFSCTCIGCTSSGHIGTEGFQHSGLLGLGLSRGFHARAFIIHPLLEYTSIITDIAETIRRDSEERPNLHRFGLLLVDGLSMAEERLVANLYQQIGNVPLIGGSAGDDLRFEKSFIYDGDGHFISDAAVFAVIETSSPVATFKIQHFVPSDVELVITEADAEKRLIMEINGEPAAQMYAESLGLTVDELTPTVFSRNPLVLSFGDEPYVRSIQKMNDDLSLTCYCAIEEGLIVSIGKAEDPIQTFSQAFEKVHETIPNPAVIIGCDCILRRLQFEKEGLEQQIGEIMVQNRVVGFSTYGEQYNGLHVNQTFTGVAIGG